TACTGAGTCTGCTCAAGCTGTAGCTGAAGTTACCGAGCCCAGCGTTGGGCTTTATCTTCGCCCCCTCAACTGGGCGCAGTTGGGCAACCAGTTAAGTCGCAGCGCCCTGGAGGGTTTGCAGCGGGAGCTAGATGGACGTATGCGTTTGCTGCAGCGCATATACGGTGCCACCCCCTGAGTTGCGCTGGGCCACAGATCGGCCTGGATTTCTCTGGAACTGATGCGGCCTTCCGCGCAGTCTGCTGTGGTTTATTGCTGCGGGAGATGCAGAGCGTTAGCCGTGCGACCGGTTTGAAGCTGGCTCTGGCGGTAGTCCCATCCCAGCCACAGAGTCCGGATTTCTGTGCCGATCAGCTACTCAACCAGTCCCGTGGCTTGTTTTTGCACCCGGAACTTCTTGAGGACAGTTCCCTGGTGGGGCGAATTGAGCACCACGGTGCCGGTTGGGCATTGGAGGTGACCGGCCTAACCCCTTCCTATCAAAAACTTCTCAACAATCAGTTGCAACAGCTGCTCGGCGCTGAGTCTACTCCCCACAGGACCCCCGTAGGCTAAGTGACTGGAAGTGCCTTAGGGTTCTTTTTTGGCGCGTGCTTTACGTTTACGTTAACGTAAACTCTTGCTAGGCTTGATGGCATCTTGAGGAAGTCGTTATGAAAGCAGAAGCAAGCCAAATGGAGCCCCATAGTTACAGCATTTCCGAGCTGGCGCGGGAGTTCGATATCACTACTCGCGCCATCCGCTTCTATGAGGACAAGGGCCTGCTCAATCCGGAGCGTCGCGGCCAGACTCGCGTCTATAGTCCCGAAGAGCGTGTGCGCCTAAAGCTGATTCTGCGCGGAAAGCGGCTGGGATTCTCCCTGGATGAGAGCCGCGAAATTATCGATATGTACGACCCGGCCCACGGCAATGTAGAGCAGTTGCACCGTCTATTGGAGCGCATCGCGCAAAAGCGACTGCAGTTACAACAGCAACTGCGGGATATTGAAAGCCTGATGGAAGAGTTGGATGAAGCTGAATCCAGGGCCCGTGAGTCCCTGGCGCAAAGCGATGACAGCAGCGTTTCCTAAACAGATTTCGGCACTGTGCCAAGAGTGGCGCAGTTGCCTCATGTGGTATTGAACAGCCGCCAAGGCGGTTATTTGAATTAAAGACATTTTTAAATATCAGTGGAGCCGTTATGAACACCTCCTACCCAACCCTGAATTTCGGTCTCGGTGAAGACATCGATATGCTCCGTGACATGGTTTACAAGTTCTGCCAGGCGGAGCTGGCCCCGCGCGCGGCGCAGATCGATGAAGAGAACCTGTTTCCAGCGGACATGTGGAAAAAGTTTGGCGAGCTGGGTCTGCTGGGCATGACCGTGGAAGAGGAGTTCGGCGGTTCCAATATGGGTTACCTGGCACACGCTGTAGCCATGGAAGAGATTTCCCGCGCCTCCGCCTCTGTGGGCTTGTCCTACGGTGCCCACTCCAATCTGTGCGTAAACCAGATCCGTAAAAATGGTACCCGTGAGCAGAAGCTCAAGTACCTGCCCAAGCTGTGTTCCGGTGAACATGTAGGCGCCTTGGCCATGAGTGAACCCAACTCCGGTTCCGACGTGGTAAGTCTGCAACTGCGCGCCGAGAAGCGCGGTGATCGCTTTGTTTTGAACGGCAATAAAATGTGGATCACCAACGGTCCCGATGCCGATACCTATGTGATCTACGCTCGCACTGAGCCGGGCATCAGCTCCGGTGGTATCACTGCATTTATCGTTGAGCGCGGTTTTGCCGGCTTCTCCCAGGCGCAAAAGCTCGACAAGCTGGGCATGCGCGGTTCCAACACCTGTGAGCTGGTGTTCGAAGACTGTGAAGTGCCGGAAGAAAATATCCTCGGTGAACTGAACGGCGGTGTACGCGTATTGATGAGCGGTCTCGACTACGAGCGCACGATTCTCTCTGGAGGCCCTGTCGGAATTATGCAGGCCTGCCTGGATGTGGTGGTTCCCTATATTCACGAGCGCAAGCAGTTCGGCAAGGCCATCGGTGAGTTCCAGCTGATGCAGGGCAAGATCGCCGATATGTACGCTGACCTGAATGCCAGCCGCTCTTACTTGTACGCTGTGGCCCGGGCTTGTGATCGCGGTGAGGACTCGCGCAAGGACGCCGCCGCTGTAATCCTGTTTACTGCGGAGCGCGCAACACAGATGGCCCTGCAGGCTATCCAGACACTGGGCGGCAATGGCTACATCAACGAGTACGCCACTGGTCGTCTGCTGCGCGATGCCAAGCTCTACGAAATCGGCGCGGGCACTTCTGAAGTGCGCCGTATGCTGATTGGTCGCGAGCTGTTTAAAGAGACCCGCTAAGGCTGGGCATTTCTTCTCGCCGCCGGCGCCTGTCGGCGGCAGCTGTCTCCAGCCGGGCACTGCGGCAATAAGCTGCGCCCTGTGGAGGTCTTTTCTCCGGGAAAGTGAATCGGACTTTATGAATCAGTTGCAGAGCAAAATAAACACGCGCGACGCCGCCTTTGGCGAAAACCGCGAGCAGATGCAGGCGCTGGTGGCAGACCTGCGCGAGAAAGTGGAAGCCATCGCCCAGGGCGGCGGCGAGCGCGCAAGGGAAAAACACCTGGCGCGAGGAAAATTATTGCCACGGGACCGTATCGATGCGCTGCTCGATCCGGGTAGCCCTTTTATGGAATTCTCCCAGCTGGCGGCTCACGAGGTTTACGGTGAGGATGTTCCGGCCGCGGGTATTATTACCGGTATTGGCACCGTTTCCGGTCAGCCCTGTGTGATAGTAGCTAACGATGCCACTGTAAAAGGTGGAACCTATTATCCCCTCACAGTAAAAAAACACCTGCGCGCGCAGACCATCGCCGAGCAGAACAATCTGCCATGCATTTACCTGGTGGATTCCGGTGGTGCTAATTTGCCGCGCCAGGACGACGTTTTCCCAGACCGTGAGCACTTCGGTCGCATCTTCTTTAACCAAGCCAATCTCTCTGCACAGAATATTCCGCAGATCGCGGTGGTTATGGGTAGCTGCACCGCCGGTGGAGCCTATGTGCCGGCCATGGCAGACGAATCCATTATGGTGAAAGAGCAGGCCACCATCTTCCTGGCGGGCCCGCCCCTGGTGAAAGCGGCCACCGGTGAAGAAGTTTCCGCGGAGGAACTTGGCGGTGCCGAGGTGCACTGTCGCACTTCCGGGGTTTCCGATCACTACGCCAATAATGATGTACACGCCCTGCAGTTAGCGCGCCGCTCTGTAGCTCGCCTGAACCGTATCAAAAATCCTGGCCTGGATATCCAAAAGCCTGTGGAGCCGATTTATCCATCGGAAGACATTTACGGCGTGGTGCCCAAAGATTCGCGCCAGCCGTTTGACGTGCGCGAGATTATAGCGCGGGTTGTGGACGGATCTGAGTTCGATGAATTTAAAGCGTTGTACGGCACCACCCTGGTAACCGGTTTTGCCCGTATCCAGGGCTATCCGGTGGGAATTGTTGCCAATAATGGCATCCTGTTTGCGGAGAGTGCGCAGAAGGGCGCGCACTTTATTGAGTTGTGCGCGCAGCGCAAGATTCCATTGGTTTTCCTGCAAAATATCACTGGTTTCATGGTGGGCAAGCAGTACGAGGCGGGCGGTATCGCCAAACACGGCGCCAAGATGGTGACCGCTGTCGCTACCGCCAAGGTGCCCAAAATTACCATCCTTATCGGCGGCTCTTTCGGCGCCGGTAACTACGGTATGTGTGGCCGCGCCTACGATCCCAACTTCCTGTTTATGTGGCCCAATGCGCGTATCTCGGTTATGGGAGGGGAACAGGCTGCTGGCGTATTGGCCCAGGTGAAGCGCGACCAGATGGCCGCCCGAGGGGAATCCTGGAGCGAAGAGGAAGAGCGCCAGTTTAAGCAGCCGATTGTGGATAACTACGAACACCAGGGGCACCCATACTACGCCTCCGCGCGCTTGTGGGATGACGGCGTTATCGATCCGGCGGATACCCGCCGCGTGCTCGGTCTGTGCCTGGCGGCGGCCAGCCACAAGGAACCGGAAGAGACCAAGTTCGGCGTGTTCCGCATGTAAGGAACCGTGGTTGCGGCGCCAGCGAAATGTTCCGGTGCCGCTTTTGATAGACGCCCCAATCGAGGAATTACAATGAGCGATAAATTGCTGTGCGAAGTGGATAGCGAGGGCGTGGCCACGGTCACCCTGAACCGGCCGGAAATCCACAACGCTTTTGATGATGAACTGATCCACGAGCTGGCCACCACCTTTGACACCCTGGCGCAAAACCCCGCTGTACGTGTGCTGGTACTGGCCTCCAATGGCAAGAGCTTTTCTGCCGGAGCCGACCTCAACTGGATGAAGCGCATGGCGACTTATTCAGAAGAGGAAAACCGCCGCGACGCAGCTGCGCTCGCCGCCATGCTGTACAAGCTCGACACTTTTCCTGCGCCCACCATTGCGCGAGTACAGGGCGCCGCTTTTGGCGGGGCCGTGGGCCTGGTGAGCTGCTGCGATATGGCCGTGGCCTCTGAGCGCGCCAGCTTCTGTTTGTCCGAAGTCAAAATCGGGTTGCTGCCCGCCACCATCAGTCCCTATGTCATCAATGCTATCGGCACTCGCCATGCGCGTCGTTACTTTGTCACAGCGGAACGTTTCCCCGCCGAGCGCGCGGAACAGATCGGTTTGGTATCCGAAGTCTGTGCCGAGGCCGATCTGGATCTGCACGTGCAGAAATTAGTGAACGCCATTGCCGACAACGGCCCCAAGGCAGTTGCAATGGCCAAACAGCTGGCCATGTCCATGTCCAACCGGGTTATTAATAATGAGTTGCAAGGGCAGACCAGCGCGCTGATCGCTGCCGTTCGTGTGTCGCCGGAGGGACAGGAAGGGTTGAGTGCGTTTTTGGAAAAGCGTGCACCCAGTTGGATGAATGGTAGCGAAGGGTAATTTTTATGATTCGCAAACTGTTAATAGCTAATCGCGGCGAAATTGCCTGTCGCATTATCAAGACCGCACGCCGCCTGGGGGTGTCCACTGTCGCCGTTTATTCCGATGCGGATGCCGACGCCCTGCATGTGCAGATGGCGGACGAAGCGGTGCACTTAGGTCCGGCCCAGGCCAGGGATTCGTATCTGGATATCGACAAAGTATTG
This DNA window, taken from Microbulbifer sp. MKSA007, encodes the following:
- a CDS encoding carboxyl transferase domain-containing protein — protein: MNQLQSKINTRDAAFGENREQMQALVADLREKVEAIAQGGGERAREKHLARGKLLPRDRIDALLDPGSPFMEFSQLAAHEVYGEDVPAAGIITGIGTVSGQPCVIVANDATVKGGTYYPLTVKKHLRAQTIAEQNNLPCIYLVDSGGANLPRQDDVFPDREHFGRIFFNQANLSAQNIPQIAVVMGSCTAGGAYVPAMADESIMVKEQATIFLAGPPLVKAATGEEVSAEELGGAEVHCRTSGVSDHYANNDVHALQLARRSVARLNRIKNPGLDIQKPVEPIYPSEDIYGVVPKDSRQPFDVREIIARVVDGSEFDEFKALYGTTLVTGFARIQGYPVGIVANNGILFAESAQKGAHFIELCAQRKIPLVFLQNITGFMVGKQYEAGGIAKHGAKMVTAVATAKVPKITILIGGSFGAGNYGMCGRAYDPNFLFMWPNARISVMGGEQAAGVLAQVKRDQMAARGESWSEEEERQFKQPIVDNYEHQGHPYYASARLWDDGVIDPADTRRVLGLCLAAASHKEPEETKFGVFRM
- a CDS encoding enoyl-CoA hydratase/isomerase family protein, with protein sequence MSDKLLCEVDSEGVATVTLNRPEIHNAFDDELIHELATTFDTLAQNPAVRVLVLASNGKSFSAGADLNWMKRMATYSEEENRRDAAALAAMLYKLDTFPAPTIARVQGAAFGGAVGLVSCCDMAVASERASFCLSEVKIGLLPATISPYVINAIGTRHARRYFVTAERFPAERAEQIGLVSEVCAEADLDLHVQKLVNAIADNGPKAVAMAKQLAMSMSNRVINNELQGQTSALIAAVRVSPEGQEGLSAFLEKRAPSWMNGSEG
- a CDS encoding MerR family DNA-binding transcriptional regulator, with the protein product MKAEASQMEPHSYSISELAREFDITTRAIRFYEDKGLLNPERRGQTRVYSPEERVRLKLILRGKRLGFSLDESREIIDMYDPAHGNVEQLHRLLERIAQKRLQLQQQLRDIESLMEELDEAESRARESLAQSDDSSVS
- a CDS encoding isovaleryl-CoA dehydrogenase, with protein sequence MNTSYPTLNFGLGEDIDMLRDMVYKFCQAELAPRAAQIDEENLFPADMWKKFGELGLLGMTVEEEFGGSNMGYLAHAVAMEEISRASASVGLSYGAHSNLCVNQIRKNGTREQKLKYLPKLCSGEHVGALAMSEPNSGSDVVSLQLRAEKRGDRFVLNGNKMWITNGPDADTYVIYARTEPGISSGGITAFIVERGFAGFSQAQKLDKLGMRGSNTCELVFEDCEVPEENILGELNGGVRVLMSGLDYERTILSGGPVGIMQACLDVVVPYIHERKQFGKAIGEFQLMQGKIADMYADLNASRSYLYAVARACDRGEDSRKDAAAVILFTAERATQMALQAIQTLGGNGYINEYATGRLLRDAKLYEIGAGTSEVRRMLIGRELFKETR